The DNA region GGAGGCGATAGCCCACCCCGACGACGGTCTCCAGGCGGCGGGCCTCGCGGCCGAGTTTGCGCCTCAGGCGGTGGATGTAGACGTCCAGCGTGCGGAGACGATTGTCGCTCTCCTCCTCCCACACCTCCCGGGCCAGGGATTCGCGCTTCTGGGTGCGTCCGGCCCGTTGCAGGAAGAGGGTCAAAAGGCGGCACTCGGTGGGGGTGAGGATCGTCTCCTCACGGCCCACCAGGAGCCGGTTTTCGGCCGGGAAGAGGGCCAGCTCGGCGCAGCGGAGGGCCGTGCCTTCGTCGAGCTGGGCCTGGGCCGTGGCCCGGCGCCTGAGGATGCCTCGAACCCGCAGGACGATTTCCCGGGTCGAACAGGAAGGATCGACCACGTCGTCCGCGCCCAGCTCGAAGGCGACGATGCGATTCGTCGCGTCGTTCCCCTCGCCGAGCAGGACGAGGGGCAGGAAAAGGGTGGAGAACTCCGCCCGCAGCCGGCGGCAGAGGTCCAGGCCGTCCATGTCGTCGAGGGTCATCGCGGAGAGCACGAGGTCGGGTGGAGAGACGAGGGCCCGGGCCAGGCCCTGCTCGCCGTTCTGAAAGCAGTCCACGCGGAAGCCCGCTCCTTCCAGCAGGCCCACCAGGCCCTGCGGCACCTGGTGTCGGCGATGAAACAAGGCGATCTTCATCGGTGCCCGGCCTTCCTGGACCCGGCGCCGGAGTGACGGTTCGATGGGGGCCGTGTTCTGAACATCATGGATTTCGCTCTGCACGCCGTTCTCGTTTCGTCATCCGCGCGGTGGCCCGGGCCACCACCCGTCCCGACTTCAAGCTTACGAGTCTGCAAGTTACCAGCGCCGGGTTATGACCGGGTGACGCCCTGGTAACGAAGGTGAAACGACGATCCCGCCGCGGGAAAGGGCTTCCCGGCCGCCAGGTCCCGATCCGCCCGGTTCGCAGGATGGTGACGGAGGTGTCAATCCGTCGTAAGCCGGCGCCGGTACTCTTCCCCTGCGAGTAGACGGCCGTGGCCGTGGCGACGGCGGGTCTCTCGGCACAGGGGTTCGCCGCAATGCATTTCGACAGGTAGCAGACAGGCAAGGGACTCAAAAGAGCGGAGCCACCGAAGCGACTGGCAGCCCATCCGCGGTTCCCGGGAGGAACGAAAAGAGATGAGAACGAGCGTGAAAATCGGCAAGATTCTGTGGATCACGGTGGTGGCGCTGGCCGGCCTGGTCCCGGCTCTGGCCGCGGACATCTTCGTGACCAGCAACATCTCCGTGAGCGAGACGTGGACC from Acidobacteriota bacterium includes:
- a CDS encoding response regulator transcription factor translates to MQSEIHDVQNTAPIEPSLRRRVQEGRAPMKIALFHRRHQVPQGLVGLLEGAGFRVDCFQNGEQGLARALVSPPDLVLSAMTLDDMDGLDLCRRLRAEFSTLFLPLVLLGEGNDATNRIVAFELGADDVVDPSCSTREIVLRVRGILRRRATAQAQLDEGTALRCAELALFPAENRLLVGREETILTPTECRLLTLFLQRAGRTQKRESLAREVWEEESDNRLRTLDVYIHRLRRKLGREARRLETVVGVGYRLRA